The Benincasa hispida cultivar B227 chromosome 9, ASM972705v1, whole genome shotgun sequence genome has a segment encoding these proteins:
- the LOC120086313 gene encoding pathogenesis-related thaumatin-like protein 3.5, translating to MEFYLFFVLPLCFFLGTNAALFTLENKCSDIIWPGIQPGAGKPQLMNGGFQLKPGETVTINAPPGWSGRFWGRRGCSFDVSGKGTCETGDCGGILKCAGAGGVPPATLAEFTLDSPLDFYDVSLVDGYNMPISITPYGGSSACQTVKCLSDLNQQCPGGLEMKKNGTVVACKSACLAFDKPEYCCTGEYGSSQTCKPTVYSKAFKLACPMAYSYAYDDATSTFTCQKANYSIGFC from the exons ATGGAGTTCTACTTGTTTTTCGTTCTgcctttatgctttttcttgg GCACTAATGCTGCACTTTTCACTTTGGAGAACAAATGTAGCGACATAATATGGCCAGGAATCCAACCAGGAGCTGGGAAGCCTCAGCTGATGAATGGTGGATTTCAGCTTAAGCCTGGTGAGACTGTAACGATCAATGCGCCTCCAGGATGGTCAGGCCGATTCTGGGGTAGACGTGGATGTTCCTTCGATGTCTCCGGGAAAGGGACTTGTGAAACGGGCGACTGTGGTGGCATACTCAAATGCGCAGGGGCAGGAGGTGTCCCACCTGCTACACTTGCAGAGTTCACCTTAGACAGTCCTTTAGATTTTTATGATGTTAGCCTTGTTGATGGCTATAACATGCCGATTTCGATTACCCCGTACGGGGGGTCCAGTGCTTGTCAAACGGTGAAATGCCTGTCGGATTTGAATCAACAATGCCCTGGTGGTTTGGAGATGAAGAAGAATGGTACGGTCGTTGCTTGTAAGAGTGCATGCTTGGCTTTCGACAAACCGGAGTACTGCTGCACTGGGGAATACGGCAGCTCGCAGACATGCAAGCCGACGGTTTATTCAAAAGCATTCAAGTTAGCTTGTCCAATGGCTTATAGTTATGCATATGATGATGCAACAAGCACATTTACATGCCAGAAAGCAAACTATTCAATTGGATTTTGTTGA
- the LOC120086312 gene encoding transcription factor bHLH130-like — protein MSLLYSTNFKFSNGEMKKYPDFMDCDSTNNHHSQQQHNNSAGLMRYSSAPTSLFASIVDGTDGFHSSNNGGGNREDYRFIRSSSPEVEVILSRFMASCNGNFDSGSGERTVKQESGESVQQQNEFCNQSSSMVNTSSVNSAGGAQIGNSYGVMNSSDFDNSMQLQLGARNCSNLFRQSSSPAGVFSHFTAENGNTTSEVKKFGTCNRKDVDAAYPSTRIGNQMNISGHSFGSSHMPPIAEEENKSIGIVSSSRHRPQKVNSGDQLHTDDFLNSSWDNSAMRDIKRGRDNNGRVLSTSIVLETQNSDSGNNIRGLAHHLSLPISFNKDPVEKFLRFQDPVPHQIRAKRGCATHPRSIAERMRRTRISERMKKLQELFPDLDKTTSTADMLELAIEYIKGLQRQVKTLTDTKAKCTCLCSSQ, from the exons ATGAGTCTTCTTTACAGTACGAATTTCAAATTCTCTAACGGCGAAATGAAGAAATACCCTGATTTTATGGATTGCGATTCGACGAACAACCATCATTCTCAACAACAACACAATAATTCTGCTGGTCTTATGCGTTATTCCTCTGCTCCGACGTCTCTGTTTGCGAGTATTGTCGATGGAACAGATGGTTTTCATTCGAGCAACAATGGCGGTGGAAACCGTGAGGATTATCGCTTCATTAGATCTTCGAGTCCTGAGGTAGAGGTTATTTTGTCGAGGTTTATGGCGTCGTGTAATGGAAACTTTGATTCGGGATCTGGAGAGAGGACGGTGAAGCAAGAATCGGGGGAATCAGTTCAACAACAAAATGAGTTCTGTAATCAATCCTCTTCAATGGTTAATACGAGTTCGGTTAATTCTGCTGGTGGAGCTCAGATTGGGAACTCTTATGGTGTTAtgaattcgtctgattttgaTAATTCGATGCAATTGCAATTGGGTGCGAGGAATTGTTCTAATCTTTTCAGGCAAAGTAGCTCCCCTGCCGGGGTTTTCTCCCATTTTACTGCTGAAAATG GCAATACAACAAGCGAGGTCAAAAAGTTTGGGACTTGCAATAGAAAAGATGTAGATGCTGCTTATCCATCTACCCGGATTGGTAATCAGATGAACATATCTGGCCATTCTTTTGGCTCAAGCCATATGCCTCCAATTGCAGAAGAGGAGAATAAAAGCATAGGCATTGTAAGTAGCTCTCGTCATCGTCCACAGAAAGTGAACAGCGGCGATCAACTTCACACTGACGATTTCCTCAATAGTTCTTGGGATAACTCTGCAATGAGGGACATAAAACGAGGGAGAGATAACAATGGGCGTGTGCTTTCGACATCAATCGTGCTTGAAACTCAG AATTCTGATTCTGGAAATAACATTCGTGGATTGGCTCATCATTTGAGTTTACCTATAAGTTTCAATAAGGATCCGGTGGAGAAGTTTTTGAGATTTCAAGATCCTGTTCCTCATCAAATTCGAGCGAAAAGAGGATGCGCCACACACCCACGAAGCATTGCAGAGCGG ATGAGAAGAACACGAATTAGTGAGAGAATGAAGAAACTGCAAGAGCTGTTTCCTGACTTGGACAAG ACGACAAGCACAGCTGACATGCTAGAGTTGGCCATTGAATACATTAAAGGCCTGCAGAGACAGGTCAAG ACCCTCACAGATACGAAAGCGAAATGCACGTGCTTGTGCTCAAGTCAATAA